A genomic segment from Streptomyces sp. NBC_00237 encodes:
- a CDS encoding NADH-quinone oxidoreductase subunit M: MSFPLLTATAVLPAAGALLTAAVPAARRTAAKWLALLVSLGTLVLAAIILIRFEPSGDRYQLTESHSWIKDFGVRYELGVDGIGVALIALTALLIPFVIVAGWNDADPLDKKDNKRWRPTQGFFALILMVEAMVIISFEATDVFLFYIFFEAMLIPMYFLIGGFGDRAHSGTDEAAATQRSYAAVKFLLYNLVGGLIMLAAVIGLYTVTGTFSLAEIAELRANGGLEMSTNVERLLFLGFFFAFAVKAPLWPLHTWLPNAMGEATAPVAVLITAVVDKVGTFAMLRFCLQLFPEASKWATPAILVLALISIVYGALLAVGQRDIKRLVAYASISHFGFIILGIFAMTSQGQSGATLYMVNHGISTAALMLVAGFLISRRGSRLIADYGGVQKVAPVLAGTFLIGGLATLSLPGLAPFVSEFLVLVGVFAAYPVVGVIATTGIVLAALYVLVLYQRTMTGPVKAEVSGMKDLKARELTVVVPLIVLLIGLGVFPKPLTDIVNPAITHTMHDVNKQDPKPEVEAAK; this comes from the coding sequence ATGTCCTTTCCCCTGCTCACCGCGACGGCGGTCCTCCCGGCGGCCGGTGCCCTCCTCACCGCCGCCGTGCCGGCCGCCCGTCGCACGGCCGCCAAGTGGCTGGCGCTGCTGGTCTCGCTCGGCACGCTGGTGCTGGCCGCGATCATCCTCATCCGCTTCGAACCCAGCGGCGACCGCTACCAACTCACCGAATCCCACTCCTGGATCAAGGACTTCGGCGTCCGCTACGAACTGGGCGTCGACGGCATCGGGGTGGCGCTCATCGCGCTGACCGCGCTGCTGATCCCGTTCGTGATCGTCGCGGGCTGGAACGACGCCGACCCCCTCGACAAGAAGGACAACAAGCGCTGGCGCCCCACTCAGGGCTTCTTCGCGCTGATCCTGATGGTCGAGGCGATGGTGATCATCTCCTTCGAGGCCACCGACGTCTTCCTCTTCTACATCTTCTTCGAAGCCATGCTCATCCCGATGTACTTCCTCATCGGCGGCTTCGGCGACCGGGCGCACAGCGGAACGGACGAGGCGGCGGCGACCCAGCGGTCGTACGCGGCGGTCAAGTTCCTCCTGTACAACCTGGTCGGCGGCCTGATCATGCTGGCCGCCGTCATCGGTCTCTACACGGTCACCGGCACCTTCTCCCTCGCGGAGATCGCCGAACTCCGCGCCAACGGCGGCCTGGAGATGTCGACCAACGTCGAGCGGCTGCTCTTCCTCGGCTTCTTCTTCGCCTTCGCGGTGAAGGCCCCGCTGTGGCCGCTGCACACCTGGCTGCCGAACGCGATGGGGGAGGCGACCGCCCCGGTCGCCGTCCTCATCACGGCGGTCGTCGACAAGGTCGGCACGTTCGCGATGCTCCGCTTCTGCCTCCAGCTCTTCCCGGAGGCCAGCAAGTGGGCGACGCCCGCGATCCTCGTCCTGGCGCTGATCAGCATCGTGTACGGGGCACTGCTCGCCGTCGGCCAGCGCGACATCAAGCGTCTGGTGGCGTACGCGTCGATCTCGCACTTCGGGTTCATCATCCTGGGCATCTTCGCGATGACCAGCCAGGGCCAGTCCGGCGCGACGCTGTACATGGTCAACCACGGCATCTCGACGGCGGCGCTGATGCTGGTCGCGGGCTTCCTGATCTCCCGGCGCGGCTCGCGGCTCATCGCGGACTACGGCGGGGTGCAGAAGGTGGCCCCGGTGCTCGCCGGCACCTTCCTGATCGGCGGCCTGGCGACACTCTCGCTGCCGGGCCTGGCGCCCTTCGTCAGTGAGTTCCTGGTCCTGGTCGGCGTGTTCGCCGCGTACCCGGTGGTCGGCGTCATCGCCACCACAGGCATCGTCCTCGCCGCCCTCTACGTCCTGGTGCTCTACCAGCGCACGATGACCGGACCGGTGAAGGCCGAGGTCAGCGGGATGAAGGACCTCAAGGCCCGCGAGCTGACCGTGGTGGTGCCGCTGATCGTGCTGCTGATCGGGCTCGGGGTCTTCCCGAAGCCGCTCACCGACATCGTCAACCCGGCGATCACCCACACCATGCACGACGTGAACAAGCAGGACCCCAAGCCTGAAGTGGAGGCCGCGAAGTGA
- the nuoL gene encoding NADH-quinone oxidoreductase subunit L has protein sequence MENLIALLVAAPLLGAAVLLCGGRRLDKIGHWLGTLLAAGSFVVGAVLFVDMIGKDAGDRALHQKLFSWVPVESFQADIAFQLDQLSMTFVLLITGVGTLIHLYSIGYMEHDERRRRFFGYLNLFLAAMLLLVIADNYLLLYFGWEGVGLASYLLIGFWQHKPSAATAAKKAFLVNRVGDIGLSIAIMLMFTTFGTFAFGPVLGAAEGASEGKLTAIGLMLLLAACGKSAQVPLQSWLGDAMEGPTPVSALIHAATMVTAGVYLIVRSGAIFDGAPDAQLVVTVVGAVTLLFGAIVGCAKDDIKKALAGSTMSQIGYMILAAGLGPIGYAFAIMHLVTHGFFKAGLFLGAGSVMHGMNDEVDMRKYGGLRKYMPVTFVTFGLGYLALIGFPGLSGFFSKDKIIEAAFSAGGTQGWVLGAATLLGAGLTAFYMTRVMLMTFFGEERWRNRATASPAQPDVEPAAETHGAHAEPHPHESPKSMTIPMIVLAFGSVFAGGVFSIGDRFVNWLAPVTKFEHPHPPISIPVITGATIAVLLLGVVAAYFQYGRKPVPVVAPRGSLLTRAARRDLLQDDFNHVVLVRGGEHLTRSLVYVDHKVVDGVVNGTAASVGGLSGRLRKLQNGYARSYAVSMFGGTAILIAATLLMRAV, from the coding sequence GTGGAGAACCTGATCGCGCTGCTCGTCGCAGCGCCACTGCTCGGAGCGGCCGTACTGCTGTGCGGCGGGCGCCGATTGGACAAGATCGGCCACTGGCTGGGCACCCTGCTCGCCGCCGGTTCGTTCGTCGTCGGCGCCGTGCTCTTCGTCGACATGATCGGCAAGGACGCGGGTGACCGCGCCCTGCACCAGAAGCTGTTCAGCTGGGTCCCGGTCGAGTCCTTCCAGGCGGACATCGCCTTCCAGCTCGACCAGCTGTCGATGACCTTCGTCCTGCTGATCACCGGTGTCGGCACCCTGATCCACCTCTACTCCATCGGGTACATGGAGCACGACGAGCGCCGCCGGCGCTTCTTCGGCTACCTGAACCTCTTCCTCGCGGCGATGCTGCTCCTGGTCATCGCCGACAACTACCTCCTGCTGTACTTCGGCTGGGAGGGCGTCGGCCTCGCCTCGTACCTGCTCATCGGGTTCTGGCAGCACAAGCCCAGCGCGGCGACGGCGGCCAAGAAGGCGTTCCTGGTCAACCGCGTCGGCGACATCGGCCTGTCCATCGCGATCATGCTGATGTTCACCACCTTCGGCACCTTCGCCTTCGGGCCCGTGCTGGGTGCGGCGGAGGGCGCGAGCGAGGGCAAGCTCACCGCGATCGGCCTGATGCTGCTGCTCGCCGCGTGCGGCAAGTCGGCGCAGGTGCCGCTCCAGTCCTGGCTCGGCGACGCGATGGAGGGCCCGACCCCGGTCTCGGCCCTCATCCACGCGGCGACCATGGTGACCGCGGGCGTGTACCTGATCGTCCGCTCCGGTGCGATCTTCGACGGGGCCCCCGACGCCCAGTTGGTGGTCACCGTCGTCGGCGCGGTCACGCTCCTCTTCGGTGCGATCGTCGGTTGCGCGAAGGACGACATCAAGAAGGCGCTCGCCGGATCGACGATGTCGCAGATCGGCTACATGATCCTCGCGGCCGGACTCGGCCCGATCGGCTACGCCTTCGCGATCATGCACCTGGTGACGCACGGCTTCTTCAAGGCCGGGCTCTTCCTCGGCGCGGGCTCCGTCATGCACGGCATGAACGACGAGGTCGACATGCGCAAGTACGGCGGCCTGCGGAAGTACATGCCGGTCACCTTCGTCACCTTCGGCCTCGGCTACCTGGCGCTCATCGGCTTCCCCGGTCTGTCCGGCTTCTTCTCCAAGGACAAGATCATCGAGGCGGCCTTCTCGGCGGGCGGCACCCAGGGCTGGGTCCTGGGCGCGGCCACCCTGCTGGGCGCGGGCCTCACCGCGTTCTACATGACGCGCGTGATGCTGATGACCTTCTTCGGCGAGGAGCGCTGGCGGAACAGAGCCACCGCTTCCCCGGCCCAGCCCGACGTGGAGCCCGCCGCCGAGACGCACGGGGCCCATGCGGAGCCGCACCCGCACGAGTCGCCCAAGTCGATGACGATCCCCATGATCGTCCTCGCCTTCGGATCGGTCTTCGCGGGCGGCGTGTTCAGCATCGGCGACCGCTTCGTCAACTGGCTCGCCCCGGTCACCAAGTTCGAGCACCCGCACCCGCCGATCAGCATCCCGGTCATCACCGGCGCGACGATCGCGGTCCTGCTGCTCGGTGTGGTCGCCGCGTACTTCCAGTACGGCCGCAAGCCCGTCCCGGTCGTCGCCCCGCGCGGTTCGCTGCTCACCCGGGCCGCCCGCCGCGACCTCCTCCAGGACGACTTCAACCACGTGGTCCTGGTCCGCGGTGGCGAGCACCTCACCCGCTCGCTGGTCTACGTCGACCACAAGGTGGTCGACGGCGTGGTCAACGGCACCGCGGCCTCGGTCGGCGGGCTCTCGGGCCGACTGCGCAAGCTCCAGAACGGCTACGCCCGCTCGTACGCGGTCTCGATGTTCGGCGGTACGGCGATCCTCATCGCCGCGACCCTGCTGATGAGGGCGGTCTGA
- the nuoK gene encoding NADH-quinone oxidoreductase subunit NuoK, with protein MNPVNYLYLASLLFTIGAAGVLIRRNAIVVFMCVELMLNACNLALVAFSRMHGNLDGQIIAFFTMVVAAAEVVVGLAIIVSLFRSRHSASVDDASLMKL; from the coding sequence GTGAATCCGGTGAACTACCTCTACCTGGCTTCCCTGTTGTTCACCATCGGCGCGGCAGGAGTGCTGATCCGGCGCAACGCCATCGTCGTGTTCATGTGCGTCGAGCTGATGCTCAACGCCTGCAACCTGGCACTCGTCGCGTTCTCCCGGATGCACGGCAATCTCGACGGCCAGATCATCGCCTTCTTCACGATGGTCGTCGCCGCCGCCGAGGTCGTGGTCGGCCTGGCGATCATCGTGTCGCTGTTCCGGTCCCGTCACTCGGCCTCGGTCGACGACGCCAGCCTGATGAAGCTGTAA
- a CDS encoding NADH-quinone oxidoreductase subunit J codes for MSALAAAPGTVLAAAASTGEAVQFWILGTVAVVGALATILMKKAVHSALCLAGTMIILAVFYLANGAYFLGIVQIVVYTGAIMMLFLFVVMLVGVTAADSLKETLKGQRWLAAGCGLGFGILLIVGIGNAGIKEFNGLGQANAAGNVQGLAKLIFTDYVFAFEITGALLITATVGAMVLTNRERTERSKTQRELSEQRVREGKHLPPLPAPGVYARHNAVDIAGLLPDGTPSELTVMQTLRERGQIRDVSTQALNDLKALEQRSEERLGRDAGRDREEEAAK; via the coding sequence GTGAGCGCCCTCGCCGCCGCACCCGGTACGGTGCTCGCCGCCGCCGCTTCCACGGGCGAGGCCGTCCAGTTCTGGATCCTGGGCACGGTCGCCGTGGTCGGGGCCCTGGCCACCATCCTGATGAAGAAGGCCGTGCACAGTGCGCTGTGCCTCGCCGGGACCATGATCATCCTGGCGGTCTTCTACCTCGCCAACGGGGCGTACTTCCTGGGCATCGTCCAGATCGTCGTCTACACCGGCGCGATCATGATGCTCTTCCTCTTCGTCGTCATGCTCGTCGGCGTCACCGCGGCGGACTCCCTCAAGGAGACCCTGAAGGGGCAGCGCTGGCTGGCCGCCGGTTGCGGACTCGGCTTCGGCATCCTCTTGATCGTCGGCATCGGCAACGCCGGGATCAAGGAGTTCAACGGACTGGGCCAGGCCAACGCGGCGGGCAACGTCCAGGGCCTGGCGAAGCTGATCTTCACGGATTACGTCTTCGCCTTCGAGATCACCGGCGCCCTGCTGATCACCGCCACGGTCGGCGCGATGGTCCTCACCAACCGCGAGCGCACCGAGCGCAGCAAGACCCAGCGCGAACTGTCCGAGCAGCGCGTCCGCGAGGGCAAGCACCTCCCGCCGCTGCCCGCCCCCGGCGTCTACGCCCGGCACAACGCGGTGGACATCGCCGGTCTGCTCCCCGACGGCACCCCGTCCGAGCTGACCGTCATGCAGACGCTGCGCGAGCGCGGCCAGATCCGCGACGTGTCGACGCAGGCCCTCAACGACCTCAAGGCGCTGGAACAGCGCTCCGAGGAGCGGCTGGGCCGTGACGCGGGTCGCGACCGAGAAGAGGAGGCGGCCAAGTGA
- the nuoI gene encoding NADH-quinone oxidoreductase subunit NuoI, translating to MSDASSRGEDPRTPWQNPVAGFGVTFKAMFKKRLTEQYPETPKVTAPRFHGRHQLNRHPDGLEKCVGCELCAWACPADAIYVEGADNTEEERYSPGERYGRVYQINYARCILCGLCIEACPTRALTMTNEFELADSSRENLIYTKDQLLAGLTEGMVDSPHSIFPGTDEQDYYRGLVTEAAPGTVQQVALSRGERPQEAASTFGEDEPASKKVVGA from the coding sequence GTGTCTGATGCATCTTCCCGGGGCGAAGACCCCCGGACCCCCTGGCAGAACCCCGTGGCCGGTTTCGGCGTGACCTTCAAGGCCATGTTCAAGAAGCGGCTGACCGAGCAGTACCCGGAGACGCCGAAGGTGACGGCGCCGCGCTTCCACGGCCGTCACCAGCTCAACCGGCACCCCGACGGACTGGAGAAGTGCGTCGGCTGCGAGCTGTGCGCCTGGGCCTGTCCGGCGGACGCCATCTACGTGGAGGGCGCGGACAACACCGAGGAGGAGCGCTACTCCCCGGGTGAGCGGTACGGCCGCGTCTACCAGATCAACTACGCCCGCTGCATCCTGTGCGGGCTGTGCATCGAGGCGTGTCCCACGCGGGCGCTCACGATGACCAACGAGTTCGAACTGGCCGACAGCAGCCGCGAGAACCTCATCTACACCAAGGACCAGCTCCTCGCCGGTCTCACCGAGGGCATGGTCGACTCCCCGCACTCGATCTTCCCGGGCACGGACGAGCAGGACTACTACCGGGGCCTGGTCACCGAGGCCGCCCCCGGCACCGTGCAGCAGGTCGCGCTGAGCCGGGGGGAGCGGCCCCAGGAGGCCGCCTCCACCTTCGGCGAGGACGAGCCCGCGTCCAAAAAGGTGGTGGGAGCGTGA
- the nuoH gene encoding NADH-quinone oxidoreductase subunit NuoH, with translation MTTYPLAVEDLSMFGTDPWWLVAIKAVFCFAFLMVTVLFSIVWERKVVAWMQLRIGPNRHGPWGMLQSLADGIKLMLKEDLVVKRADKVVYVLAPIVAAIPAFMAIAVIPFGPPGNEISIFGTRTTMQLTDLPIAMLYILAVASVGIYGIVLAGWSSGSTYPLLGGLRSCAQMISYEIAMGAAFASVFLYSGSMSTSEIVAQQHDKWFIVVLPVSFLIYVVTMVGETNRAPFDMPESEGDLVGGFNTEYSSIKFALFMLAEYVNMVTVSAVSVTLFLGGWRAPYPISSFWEGANHGWWPMLWFVLKVQLLLFFFIWLRGTLPRVRYDQLMKLGWKVLIPLSVVWLMLVATMRALTREGVEFRSILFGVAGAVLAVLLISYVWDMFRRAKHEEPEDARGTAAFDPMAGGFPVPPLPGQTLPPVPRRRSRQERELVVSGGGNTEGIATESDGKEADGV, from the coding sequence ATGACGACGTACCCACTCGCCGTGGAAGACCTGTCCATGTTCGGCACGGACCCCTGGTGGCTCGTCGCGATCAAGGCCGTCTTCTGCTTCGCGTTCCTGATGGTCACCGTGCTCTTCTCCATCGTGTGGGAGCGCAAGGTCGTCGCCTGGATGCAGCTGCGCATCGGCCCCAACCGGCACGGCCCCTGGGGCATGCTCCAGTCGCTCGCCGACGGCATCAAGCTGATGCTGAAGGAGGACCTGGTCGTCAAGCGCGCCGACAAGGTCGTCTACGTCCTGGCCCCGATCGTCGCCGCCATCCCCGCCTTCATGGCCATCGCGGTGATCCCCTTCGGCCCGCCGGGCAATGAGATCTCGATCTTCGGCACGCGTACGACGATGCAGCTCACCGACCTGCCGATCGCGATGCTCTACATCCTCGCGGTCGCCTCCGTCGGCATCTACGGCATCGTCCTCGCGGGCTGGTCCTCGGGCTCCACGTACCCGCTGCTCGGCGGTCTCCGCTCCTGCGCGCAGATGATCTCGTACGAGATCGCCATGGGCGCGGCCTTCGCCTCGGTCTTCCTCTACTCCGGGTCGATGTCGACCTCCGAGATCGTGGCGCAGCAGCACGACAAGTGGTTCATCGTCGTGCTGCCGGTGTCCTTCCTGATCTACGTGGTGACGATGGTCGGCGAGACCAACCGCGCCCCGTTCGACATGCCGGAGTCCGAGGGCGACCTCGTCGGCGGCTTCAACACCGAGTACTCGTCGATCAAGTTCGCCCTGTTCATGCTGGCCGAGTACGTCAACATGGTCACCGTCTCGGCGGTCTCGGTCACCCTCTTCCTGGGCGGCTGGCGGGCCCCGTACCCGATCAGCAGCTTCTGGGAGGGCGCGAACCACGGCTGGTGGCCGATGCTCTGGTTCGTCCTCAAGGTGCAACTGCTGCTGTTCTTCTTCATCTGGCTGCGCGGCACGCTGCCACGCGTGCGCTACGACCAGCTGATGAAGCTGGGCTGGAAGGTCCTGATCCCGCTGTCGGTGGTCTGGCTGATGCTGGTCGCCACCATGCGGGCGCTGACCCGGGAGGGCGTGGAGTTCCGGTCGATCCTCTTCGGGGTGGCCGGGGCGGTGCTCGCCGTACTGCTGATCTCGTACGTGTGGGACATGTTCCGCCGGGCCAAACACGAAGAGCCCGAAGACGCCCGGGGCACAGCCGCGTTCGACCCGATGGCCGGTGGATTCCCGGTGCCTCCGCTGCCAGGACAGACCCTGCCGCCCGTGCCGCGAAGGCGGTCCAGGCAGGAGCGGGAGCTCGTTGTCAGTGGCGGCGGCAATACTGAGGGCATTGCTACTGAGAGTGACGGAAAGGAGGCTGACGGTGTCTGA
- a CDS encoding NADH-quinone oxidoreductase subunit G codes for MTVTTSAPSGGGEAAVPPEDLVSLTIDGIDISVPKGTLVIRAAELLGIEIPRFCDHPLLDPAGACRQCIVEVEGQRKPMASCTITCTDGMVVKSQLTSPVADKAQRGVMELLLINHPLDCPVCDKGGECPLQNQAMSHGDADSRFEGKKRTYEKPVPISTQVLLDRERCVLCARCTRFSNQVAGDPMIELIERGALQQVGTGEGDPFESYFSGNTIQICPVGALTSAAYRFRSRPFDLVSTPSVCEHCAGGCATRTDHRRGKVMRRMAAEDPEVNEEWLCDKGRFGFRYAQRPDRLTTPLVRNTESGELEPASWPEALAAAAEGLAAARGRAGVLAGGRLTVEDAYAYGKFARVALDTNDVDFRARVHSSEEADFLAARVAGRGRDLDGSGVTYTALEKAPAVLLAGFESEEEAPGVFLRLRKAHRKYGQRTFALASHATRGLEKAGGTLLPAAPGTETDWLDALAGHAGLEADGVKAADALREPGAVIVVGERLAGVPGALTAAVRAASATGAELVWIPRRAGERGAVEAGAIPSLLPGGRPATDPRAREEVASVWGVAELPHRYGRDTGQIVEAAATGELLALVVAGVDPADLPDPSRARTALDEVRFLVSLELRPSEVTAKADVVFPVAAVAEKPGTFLNWEGRVRMFEAALKPEQMTRRLAPSDARVLHMLADELARAGGTERHGHFALPDLKSVRRELDRLGAWEGPHASVPLETSRPLPRAGAGEAVLAGHRMLLDQGRLQDGDEALAGTRHAAVARLSPATAAETGVQHGDVLAVTGPAGTVRLPLQVSEMPDRVVWLPMNSVGGGVLSDTGARPGQLVTLAPAKAGSSAPTEVTA; via the coding sequence ATGACCGTCACGACAAGTGCACCCTCCGGGGGCGGCGAGGCGGCGGTCCCGCCCGAGGACCTCGTATCGCTCACGATCGACGGCATCGACATCAGCGTCCCCAAGGGCACCCTGGTGATCCGCGCCGCCGAACTCCTCGGCATCGAGATCCCCCGGTTCTGCGACCACCCCCTCCTCGACCCCGCCGGCGCCTGCCGCCAGTGCATCGTCGAGGTCGAGGGCCAGCGCAAGCCGATGGCCTCCTGCACCATCACCTGCACCGACGGCATGGTCGTCAAGTCGCAGCTCACCTCGCCCGTCGCCGACAAGGCACAGCGCGGCGTGATGGAACTGCTGCTGATCAACCACCCGTTGGACTGCCCGGTCTGCGACAAGGGCGGCGAGTGCCCCCTCCAGAACCAGGCGATGTCGCACGGCGACGCCGACTCCCGCTTCGAGGGCAAGAAGCGGACGTACGAGAAGCCCGTCCCGATCTCCACCCAGGTGCTCCTGGACCGCGAGCGGTGCGTGCTCTGCGCCCGCTGCACCCGGTTCTCCAACCAGGTGGCGGGCGACCCGATGATCGAGCTGATCGAGCGCGGCGCGCTCCAGCAGGTCGGCACCGGCGAGGGCGACCCGTTCGAGTCGTACTTCTCCGGCAACACCATCCAGATCTGTCCGGTCGGCGCGCTGACCTCGGCCGCGTACCGCTTCCGCTCCCGCCCGTTCGACCTGGTCTCCACGCCGTCGGTCTGCGAGCACTGTGCCGGTGGCTGTGCCACCCGCACCGACCACCGCCGAGGCAAGGTCATGCGGCGCATGGCCGCCGAGGACCCGGAGGTCAACGAGGAGTGGCTGTGCGACAAGGGGCGCTTCGGCTTCCGGTACGCGCAGCGACCCGACCGGCTGACGACTCCTCTCGTACGCAACACCGAGAGCGGTGAGCTGGAGCCCGCGAGCTGGCCCGAGGCGCTCGCCGCAGCCGCCGAGGGGCTGGCCGCCGCGCGCGGCCGGGCCGGTGTGCTGGCCGGTGGCCGTCTCACCGTCGAAGACGCCTACGCGTACGGCAAGTTCGCCCGCGTCGCCCTCGACACCAACGACGTCGACTTCCGCGCCCGCGTCCACAGCAGCGAGGAGGCCGACTTCCTGGCCGCCCGCGTCGCCGGACGCGGCCGCGACCTCGACGGTTCAGGAGTGACGTACACGGCCCTGGAGAAGGCCCCGGCGGTCCTGCTCGCCGGGTTCGAGTCCGAGGAGGAGGCCCCCGGCGTCTTCCTGCGGCTGCGCAAGGCCCACCGCAAGTACGGTCAGCGCACCTTCGCCCTCGCCTCGCACGCCACCCGCGGCCTGGAGAAGGCGGGCGGCACGCTGCTCCCCGCCGCCCCCGGCACCGAGACCGACTGGCTCGACGCCCTCGCCGGGCACGCGGGCCTGGAGGCCGACGGGGTCAAGGCGGCCGACGCGCTGCGCGAACCCGGTGCGGTGATCGTCGTCGGTGAGCGCCTGGCCGGTGTGCCGGGCGCACTGACCGCCGCCGTACGGGCCGCGTCCGCGACCGGAGCCGAACTGGTGTGGATCCCGCGCCGGGCCGGAGAGCGCGGCGCCGTCGAGGCCGGGGCGATTCCGTCGCTGCTGCCCGGCGGGCGTCCCGCGACCGACCCCCGCGCGCGCGAGGAGGTCGCCTCCGTGTGGGGCGTCGCCGAACTCCCGCACCGGTACGGGCGCGACACGGGCCAGATCGTCGAGGCCGCCGCGACCGGCGAACTCCTCGCCCTGGTCGTCGCCGGAGTCGACCCCGCCGACCTGCCTGACCCTTCGCGCGCGCGCACGGCGCTCGACGAGGTGCGCTTCCTGGTCTCCCTGGAGCTGCGGCCGAGCGAGGTCACCGCGAAGGCGGACGTCGTGTTCCCGGTGGCCGCGGTCGCCGAGAAGCCCGGCACCTTCCTCAACTGGGAGGGCAGGGTCCGCATGTTCGAGGCCGCGCTGAAGCCCGAGCAGATGACGCGCAGGCTCGCCCCGAGCGACGCCCGGGTGCTGCACATGCTGGCCGATGAACTCGCCCGCGCCGGAGGCACTGAGCGACACGGTCACTTCGCGCTGCCGGACCTCAAGTCCGTACGGCGAGAGCTGGACCGGCTCGGCGCGTGGGAGGGGCCGCACGCCTCCGTACCGCTGGAGACGTCCCGGCCGCTGCCCCGCGCGGGCGCCGGCGAAGCCGTACTCGCCGGACACCGGATGCTGCTCGACCAGGGCAGGCTCCAGGACGGCGACGAGGCCCTCGCGGGCACCCGGCACGCGGCCGTGGCCCGGCTCTCCCCGGCCACCGCCGCCGAGACGGGCGTCCAGCACGGCGACGTACTCGCGGTCACCGGACCTGCCGGAACCGTGCGACTGCCGCTCCAGGTCAGCGAGATGCCCGACCGCGTGGTCTGGCTCCCGATGAACTCGGTCGGCGGCGGCGTCCTCTCCGACACCGGGGCTCGCCCCGGCCAGTTGGTCACCCTCGCACCCGCGAAGGCCGGGTCCAGCGCTCCGACGGAGGTGACGGCATGA
- the nuoF gene encoding NADH-quinone oxidoreductase subunit NuoF: MTLAPEMAGNGNGNGDSPEKLLSPVLSAFWDDPKSWTLETYRRHEGYEGLRKALAMTPDDLIAYVKDSGLRGRGGAGFPTGMKWQFIPQGDGKPHYLVVNADESEPGTCKDIPLLFANPHSLIEGIVIACYAIRSNHAFIYLRGETVPVLRRLHEAVREAYEAGYLGKDILGSGLDLELTVHAGAGAYICGEETALLDSLEGRRGQPRLRPPFPAVAGLYACPTVVNNVESIASVPAILNKGKEWFRSMGSEKSPGFTLYSLSGHVTNPGQFEAPLGITLRQLLDMSGGMRAGHRLKFWTPGGSSTPMFTDEHLDVPLDYEGVGAAGSMLGTKALQCFDETTCVVRAVTRWTEFYAHESCGKCTPCREGTYWLVQLLRDIEAGKGQMSDLDKLNDIADNINGKSFCALGDGAASPIFSSLQYFREEYEQHITGKGCPFDPAKSTLWADRHADHTEVNA, from the coding sequence ATGACCTTGGCACCCGAGATGGCCGGAAACGGCAACGGCAACGGGGACAGCCCCGAGAAGCTGCTCTCCCCCGTCCTCTCCGCCTTCTGGGACGACCCCAAGTCCTGGACTCTGGAGACGTACCGCAGGCACGAGGGGTACGAGGGCCTGCGCAAGGCCCTCGCCATGACCCCGGACGACCTCATCGCGTACGTGAAGGACTCCGGTCTTCGCGGGCGGGGCGGAGCCGGATTCCCCACCGGGATGAAGTGGCAGTTCATTCCGCAGGGCGACGGAAAGCCGCACTATCTAGTTGTCAACGCCGACGAATCGGAGCCGGGGACCTGCAAGGACATCCCGCTCCTCTTCGCGAACCCGCATAGCCTCATTGAGGGCATCGTCATCGCGTGTTACGCGATCCGTTCGAACCACGCCTTCATCTATCTGCGCGGAGAGACCGTCCCCGTGCTGCGCAGGCTGCACGAGGCCGTGCGGGAGGCGTACGAGGCCGGATACCTCGGCAAGGACATCCTCGGCAGCGGACTCGATCTCGAACTCACCGTGCACGCGGGGGCGGGCGCGTACATCTGCGGAGAAGAGACCGCACTGCTCGACTCGCTCGAAGGCCGTCGCGGTCAGCCCCGGCTGCGTCCTCCTTTCCCTGCGGTCGCCGGGCTCTATGCCTGTCCCACTGTTGTTAACAACGTCGAGTCGATCGCATCCGTTCCCGCGATTCTCAACAAGGGCAAAGAATGGTTCCGTTCGATGGGAAGCGAGAAGTCCCCGGGCTTCACGCTGTACTCGCTGAGCGGCCACGTCACCAACCCGGGCCAGTTCGAGGCCCCGTTGGGAATCACCCTGCGCCAACTGCTCGACATGAGCGGCGGAATGCGCGCCGGGCACCGGCTCAAGTTCTGGACGCCGGGCGGTTCCTCCACCCCGATGTTCACCGACGAGCACCTCGACGTACCCCTTGACTACGAGGGAGTCGGCGCGGCCGGTTCCATGCTCGGCACCAAGGCCCTCCAGTGCTTCGACGAGACGACCTGCGTCGTGCGCGCCGTCACCCGCTGGACCGAGTTCTACGCCCACGAGTCCTGCGGCAAGTGCACGCCCTGCCGCGAAGGCACCTACTGGCTGGTGCAGTTGCTGCGTGACATCGAGGCGGGCAAGGGCCAGATGTCCGACCTCGACAAGCTCAACGACATCGCCGACAACATCAACGGCAAGTCCTTCTGCGCGCTCGGAGACGGTGCGGCCTCGCCGATCTTCTCCTCGCTCCAGTACTTCCGCGAGGAGTACGAGCAGCACATCACCGGCAAGGGCTGCCCCTTCGACCCCGCCAAGTCGACCCTCTGGGCCGACCGGCACGCCGACCACACGGAGGTGAACGCATGA